GACGTAAACTCATTTCTGTGCCCTTGATATCCCAGTTATATGCCGCCCCCATATCAACCCGAACAAAGGCATCCTTTACAATTGAGTTACCTAAGCTTGCATCGGCAGATGCGTAACGCTCACCAACATATTGAGCGCCCAGATTCAATGCCAACTGGTCAGTCACTTCGTATCGAGTCCAAATATTGGCAGACCATTTAGGTGCATCAATTGGCGTCAGGCCATCCAGTTTTGGGTCACTTTCATATTTAGCAGCCAAGTACATCATAGAACCGGTTATAAATACTGCATCGGTCAATTGTCCCTGCGCTCCCAACTCGAAACCTTTGTGGTTCTGCTCTCCATCTTGGGTGGTGATCTTATCTGCATCACCAACAGCTGGGGTATAATCTTGAGTCACAACACGATTTTCAACCGTGATATCAAACAGCGCTGCGGTCATCAGCAAACCACTGTCGAACAACTCCCACTTGGTCCCAATTTCATATTGAGTACCATATTCCGGCTTAAGATCAGTATTGTAATTAGCATCTTTGCTATTAGTGACCCGATCTTTTGGGGTAAAACTCTTAGAGTAATTAACGTAAATACTGCCAAAATCAGTCGGCTCATAGATCACGCCAAACTTGGGAGAAAGCGCATTGGCATTATTATCAAATGCTTTATCGCCCTTATAACTGGTCTTGTGCTGCTCGTCATAACGCACACCGGCCAAGACTTTCCATTGTTCAGTTAGGCTGATTAAATCCTGAATATAGAAACCATAGTGATAATATTCACTCTCGTATTTATCTTTATCATCGTGATAATTCACATCTGGAGGTGGAATATTCTGACCTGGGATATAAGTCCCTTTCTGACCTTTTACATAAAGCTGACCATAATAGTAATCCAACATATTCGCCCCGATCAGGAACTGATGTTCAAATGACCCAGTGGTAAAATTACCAGTAAAATCAACATAGGCTGTCTTATATTGCCAGTCATCATGACGATCAAATGGCTGTACGGAATAACCATTCGCAGGGTCTTCAGTGTATTTTGGCCCAGATCCCATACGTTGACGCTCATACATCTGGTGGTTATAGCCGGTTTTCATCTGCCAGTTATCATTGATATGCCAAGTTAAATCGGCTCCAACATTCTGCACATTGATATCAATAAAGGCCCAAGGCAATTCCCAGATTTTATCTTTATCGCCAATCACCTCACCTTTGTGCTCACCTGTACTGTACAACCAAGCGCCTGAATCCAAACCCGCTTTATCTGCCGTATTATCATACTTAACGGATAACGTGATATCGTCGGTCAGATCAACATCCACCGTCAGAAAAGTCAGCAGGCGATCGCGCTCTTTGTTTTCACCATTGGGGTATTCAGTCCAATAGGTCGTATCTTGTTTAACCACCATTGTACGGTAACGCACACTACCATCATCATTAGCAGCACCTGATGCGTCCATTTGAAAACGGGTAGAGCCGTATTCATCGGTATCAAAACCTAGGTTAAATAAAGCATCATAGGTTGGTCTTTTGGTTACCATATTCACCAAACCTCCCGGGCCCGATTGGCCATAGAGCATAGATGAAGGTCCTTTTAACACCTCAACCTGCTCAAGGGTTTCAATCGGCTGGATATAATGAGACCAATGCTGATGGCCATTAACCAAGAAGCCATTACCAGAATCCAAGGCAAATCCCCGGATAGAAAATTGCTGTCGGTTCCATTTTTCACTGCCAGCGGTAACGGAAGAGTCATTACTCAGCACTTCTGACAGATTACGCGCCAATTGCTCATCGGTAACAAAATCGGGGATCACAGTGACTGACTGTGGAGTATCAAGCAGATCAATATTTCCGCGCATGGCACCTGAGGCGGAGCCGGTTTTGTAATCATTAAAACTACGGCCTAACACATTAATCCGCTCAATGTTATCAGCGCCATGTTCAGCCTCAGCCAATGCAGGTACTGCCGTCAACGCCGAGATTACAGCCAGTCCTACACAGGATAATTTCAATGCCATTTCCTACCTCTGAATGGTCCCTATTGGAAGTTGCAGGAAATATAAATGAGAACAATTAACACTTAAACTAATTTTAATAATTTCTTCATTATTTATCGGCCCTTATCACAGCCCCCCTAAATTTGCTGTATAGATAACAAAAAAGCGGCATTAGCCGCTTTTTTGTACAGCAGAAACAAATCCGTTTTATTTAGATGATTTCACTGGTCGTTGCCACTGGCTAAAATGCTTCTGTTTTACCCGGGTGATCACCAATTCCTGTTCACCAACATTACGGGTAATTGTTGACCCAGCGCCAACCGTTGCGCCACGGGCAACAGTGACCGGCGCAACTAACTGGCTGTCACTACCGATAAAGACATCATCTTCAATCACAGTCAGATGTTTATTGGCACCATCATAATTACAGGTAATGGTACCTGCGCCAATATTCACCCCTTTACCGATTTTGGCATCACCTAGATAAGTCAGATGACCAGCCTTAGAGCCTTGTCCTAATACGGCTTTTTTCATCTCCACGAAGTTCCCAACATGGGCATCTTGGTGGAGCTCTGCGCCAGGTCGCAAGCGAGCAAATGGGCCGGCACTGGCATCTTCTGCCAGAGTCGCACTTTCAACTAGGGTATAAGGCTTAATCTCAGCATTATCAGCAATGGTACAATCTTTCAAAATGGCGCCAGCACCAATCGTGACGTTATTGCCGAGTACCACATTACCTTCGAAGATCACGTTAACGTCGATCATTACATCCATACCGACTGTCACGTCACCACGAATATCAATACGGCTGGGATCACGTAAGTTGGCTCCGTTGAGCATTAATTTTTCAGCTTCACGAGCCTGATAAGCCCGCTCTAACTGGGCGAGCTGAACCCGGTTATTGGCGCCTTCCACTTCAATGGCAGACTCAGGTTGCGCAGTCGCAATCTCAACATCCTCGGCATGAGCCATGGCAATAATGTCAGTCAGATAATATTCACCCTGCGCATTATTATTAGAAAGCTGGCTCAACCAAGCTTTCAATTGTTTGCCCGGCAAGGCCATAATGCCGGTATTAATTTCTTTAATCGCCAACTGCTCGGCATTTGCATCCTTTTGTTCCACAATGCCGATGACTTTACCTTCCCAGTTACGTTCAATACGACCATAACCCGTTGGGTTTTCCAGATTAACAGTCAAAATTGCTAGGCCGTTTTCTGGTTTAGCCATAAGTAACGCATCTAATGTGGATTGCTGGATCAGCGGTACATCACCATACAATACCAACACAGTATCATCATCATTGATGTTGTCCTTGGCTTGCGCCACGGCATGTCCTGTACCTAACTGTTCAGCCTGTAGCACCCAGTTAAGTCCCTGCTCACCTAAGCTTTGCTTTAACGTGTCACCGCCATAGCCATATACCAGATTAATTTGAGCCGCGTCCATGGAACGAGCGGTATCAATCACATGCTGCACCATGCTCTTATGGGCAATTTTATGCAGTACTTTGGGCAAATCAGAACGCATCCGGGTTCCTTTCCCGGCTGCAAGAATGACAACGTTAAGCGACATAGTTAAATCCTTCGAAAATTGGCTGCGGCAATTCTAACGAAAAAAACAGGCAAAATCAGTGCTACATACGCAGCATCCTGACAGAGAGACAACAAAAAAGGCGCCCTGATGGACGCCTTTTTGCAACAATCACCTTATCTGGCAATATTTTTCTTGATGGTCTCAACGACACGCAGCTGAGCTAAGGCCTGAGCCAGCTCTACCGCAGCAGCGGCATAATCAAAGTCAGCACCAGCATTAGCCATATCGGCTTCAGCCCGGCGCTTGGCTTCCATTGCAGCAGCTTCATCAATTTCATCGGCACGCAATACCACATCAGCCAAAACGGATACGGAAGAAGGCTGGACTTCCAGCATACCACCTGAAAGGTAGAACACCTCTTCCTGACCGTGTTGTTTGACGATGCGCACCATGCCAGGTTTGATACGTGTCAGCAGTGGTGTGTGTCCGGGCATAATACCCAGCTCACCCTCAGCACCGGTTACCTGCAGGTGTTCCACCAAGCCGGAAAAGATGCTGCTTTCTGCACTGACGATATCAAGATTTACTGTCATGGCTGCCATCGGGTTCTCCTTAGACAATCAAACCTAAGTTTGATTATTTCTTGTTAGCGCGCTCGATCACTTCATCAATAGAGCCGGCCATGTAGAACGCCTGCTCAGGGATGTGGTCGAATTCGCCATCCAGGATGCCCTTAAAGCCACGGATAGTGTCTTTCAGTGGCACATACTTACCTGGAGAACCGGTAAAGACTTCTGCTACGAAGAATGGCTGAGACAAGAAACGCTCGATCTTACGGGCGCGAGACACAGTCATCTTGTCGTCATCAGACAATTCGTCCATACCCAGAATCGCGATGATATCTTTCAGCTCTTTGTAGCGCTGCAGTACAGTCTGTACGCCACTGGCTACGTCATAATGCTGTTGACCAACTACCTGTGGGTCCAACTGACGAGAGGTGGAATCCAGTGGGTCAACCGCTGGGTAAATACCCAGAGAGGCAATTTGACGAGACAGTACCACGGTCGCATCCAAGTGGGCGAAGGTGGTTGCTGGAGATGGGTCAGTCAAGTCATCCGCTGGTACGTATACAGCCTGAACAGAGGTAATAGACCCTGTCTTGGTTGAAGTAATACGTTCCTGCAGTACACCCATTTCCTCAGCCAGTGTTGGCTGATAACCTACCGCTGAAGGCATACGACCCAGCAGCGCAGATACTTCTGTACCAGCCAAGGTATAACGATAGATGTTGTCCACGAACAACAGTACGTCTTTACCTTCATCACGGAATTTTTCCGCCATGGTCAGACCGGTCAGCGCAACACGCAGACGGTTCCCTGGAGGCTCGTTCATCTGACCATACACCATGGCCACTTTATCCAGTACGCCGGAATCCTGCATTTCGTAGTAGAAGTCGTTACCTTCCCGGGTACGCTCACCTACACCAGCAAATACAGATAGACCTGAGTGAGCTTTCGCGATGTTGTTGATCAGCTCCATCATGTTAACTGTCTTACCAACACCCGCACCACCGAACAGACCAACTTTACCACCCTTGGCGAACGGACATACTAGGTCGATTACCTTGATACCGGTTTCCAGCAGTTCAGTGGTATTAGACTGTTCTTCATAAGAAGGCGCTTCACGGTGAATGATGTAACGCTCATCTTCACCAATTGGGCCTTGCTCATCTACAGGCTCACCCAGCACGTTCATAATACGGCCAAGGGTTGCAGCCCCTACCGGTACCGCAATAGCTTTACCGGTGTTTTCTACCTCGATACCACGACGCAGACCATCAGAAGAACCCATGGCGATGGTACGAACTACACCACCACCCAGCTGCTGCTGAACTTCCAGCACCAAGCCGTTACAGGCGCCTTCACCTGTGATCTTCAGAGCGTCATATACCTGAGGTACAGCATTATGTGGAAACTCAACGTCCACAACCGCGCCAATTACTTGGACAACAGTACCTGTGCTCATGATTAATCCTCTAAATCTTGTATTCGTTACCTTGCTTAAACCGCTGCAGCACCAGAAACAATTTCTGACAGCTCCTGAGTAATGGCAGCCTGACGGGCCTTGTTATAGACCAGTTGCAGGTTGTCAATCAGGTTACCGGCGTTATCGGTTGCCGCCTTCATCGCCACCATACGGGCAGCTTGTTCTGAGGCGATATTTTCAACCACGCCTTGGTACACCTGAGACTCCACATAACGAACCAACAGAGTATCCAAAAGTTCTTTTGGATCAGGCTCGTAGATGTAGTCCCAATGATGGGCCATGTCGTCACTTTCTGATTTAGGCAAAGGTAGCAGCTGCTCGATCACAGGGGTCTGAGTCATGGTGTTCACAAACTTGTTGAATACCACGTACAGACGATCCAGCTTGCCTTCGTTGTAAGCCTGCAGCATCACCCGCACGGTCCCGATCAGATCTGCCAGTTTCGGGGCATCTCCTAATCCGGAAGCCTGTGCAGACAATTGCCCGCCATGACTTTTGAAGAACTGCACACTGCGGGCACCGATGGCACAAAACTCCACCTCAACGCCCTGCTCTTTCCAGCTCTTCACGTCTGCGACAACCTTTTTAAATAGGTTGACGTTCAGACCACCACAAAGACCGCGGTCGGTGGCTACCACAATGTAACCAACCCGCTTGGCCTCCCGCACCGCCAGGTAGGGGTGTTGATATTCGAGAGAACCTTGCGCCACGTGACCGATCACCTTACGCATATTTTCCGCATAAGGACGGCTGGCAGCCATGCGCTCATTCGCTTTACGCATTTTACTGGCAGCCACCATTTCCATGGCGGAAGTGATCTTCTGAGTGTTCTGCACACTCGCGATCTTGGTTTTAATCTCTTTTGCGCCGGCCATCTCTACTCTCCAATCTGGACCTTGAGGTGCCTAACGACACCTCGATGATTTTTACCAGGTTTGGGTTTCCACGAACTTGTCGAGACCAGCTTTCAGTTCACCTTCGATATCGGCGTTATAGTCACCGGTTTCGTTGATGGTCTTCATCAGCTCAGCGTGCTCGCTGTTCATGAAAGAGAGCAGAGCGGCTTCAAAGCTACCGATCTTCTTCAGCTCAATGCCCTTCAGGTAGCCTTTTTCAGCAGCGAAGATAACAACGCCCTGATCTGCTACGCTCATTGGCGCATATTGCTTTTGCTTCATCAGTTCGGTTACACGCTCACCGTGCTCCAGCTGAGCACGTGTTGCATCGTCCAGATCAGATGCAAACTGTGAGAACGCAGCAAGCTCTCGGTACTGTGCCAGCGCGGTACGAATACCACCGGACAGTTTCTTGATAATCTTGGTCTGAGCTGCACCACCTACACGGGAAACAGAGATACCTGGGTTAACCGCTGGACGTAGCCCAGAGTTAAACAGATCAGTTTCCAGGAAGATCTGACCGTCTGTAATCGAAATTACGTTGGTTGGTACGAACGCAGATACGTCACCAGCTTGAGTTTCAATGATAGGCAGAGCGGTCAATGAACCGGTTTGGCCTTTCACTTCACCATTGGTGAATTTCTCTACATATTCCTCGTTTACACGGGAAGCACGTTCCAGCAGACGGGAGTGCAGGTAGAATACGTCACCTGGGTAAGCTTCACGCCCTGGTGGACGCTTCAACAGCAGGGAGATCTGACGGTATGCTACAGCCTGCTTAGACAGGTCATCGTATACGATCAGGGCATCTTCACCGCGGTCACGGAAGTA
This region of Shewanella sp. NFH-SH190041 genomic DNA includes:
- a CDS encoding TonB-dependent receptor — translated: MALKLSCVGLAVISALTAVPALAEAEHGADNIERINVLGRSFNDYKTGSASGAMRGNIDLLDTPQSVTVIPDFVTDEQLARNLSEVLSNDSSVTAGSEKWNRQQFSIRGFALDSGNGFLVNGHQHWSHYIQPIETLEQVEVLKGPSSMLYGQSGPGGLVNMVTKRPTYDALFNLGFDTDEYGSTRFQMDASGAANDDGSVRYRTMVVKQDTTYWTEYPNGENKERDRLLTFLTVDVDLTDDITLSVKYDNTADKAGLDSGAWLYSTGEHKGEVIGDKDKIWELPWAFIDINVQNVGADLTWHINDNWQMKTGYNHQMYERQRMGSGPKYTEDPANGYSVQPFDRHDDWQYKTAYVDFTGNFTTGSFEHQFLIGANMLDYYYGQLYVKGQKGTYIPGQNIPPPDVNYHDDKDKYESEYYHYGFYIQDLISLTEQWKVLAGVRYDEQHKTSYKGDKAFDNNANALSPKFGVIYEPTDFGSIYVNYSKSFTPKDRVTNSKDANYNTDLKPEYGTQYEIGTKWELFDSGLLMTAALFDITVENRVVTQDYTPAVGDADKITTQDGEQNHKGFELGAQGQLTDAVFITGSMMYLAAKYESDPKLDGLTPIDAPKWSANIWTRYEVTDQLALNLGAQYVGERYASADASLGNSIVKDAFVRVDMGAAYNWDIKGTEMSLRLNVKNLFDTDYIDGGSYKEVTIGQGRNLSLALEARF
- the glmU gene encoding bifunctional UDP-N-acetylglucosamine diphosphorylase/glucosamine-1-phosphate N-acetyltransferase GlmU, which translates into the protein MSLNVVILAAGKGTRMRSDLPKVLHKIAHKSMVQHVIDTARSMDAAQINLVYGYGGDTLKQSLGEQGLNWVLQAEQLGTGHAVAQAKDNINDDDTVLVLYGDVPLIQQSTLDALLMAKPENGLAILTVNLENPTGYGRIERNWEGKVIGIVEQKDANAEQLAIKEINTGIMALPGKQLKAWLSQLSNNNAQGEYYLTDIIAMAHAEDVEIATAQPESAIEVEGANNRVQLAQLERAYQAREAEKLMLNGANLRDPSRIDIRGDVTVGMDVMIDVNVIFEGNVVLGNNVTIGAGAILKDCTIADNAEIKPYTLVESATLAEDASAGPFARLRPGAELHQDAHVGNFVEMKKAVLGQGSKAGHLTYLGDAKIGKGVNIGAGTITCNYDGANKHLTVIEDDVFIGSDSQLVAPVTVARGATVGAGSTITRNVGEQELVITRVKQKHFSQWQRPVKSSK
- a CDS encoding F0F1 ATP synthase subunit epsilon → MAAMTVNLDIVSAESSIFSGLVEHLQVTGAEGELGIMPGHTPLLTRIKPGMVRIVKQHGQEEVFYLSGGMLEVQPSSVSVLADVVLRADEIDEAAAMEAKRRAEADMANAGADFDYAAAAVELAQALAQLRVVETIKKNIAR
- the atpD gene encoding F0F1 ATP synthase subunit beta gives rise to the protein MSTGTVVQVIGAVVDVEFPHNAVPQVYDALKITGEGACNGLVLEVQQQLGGGVVRTIAMGSSDGLRRGIEVENTGKAIAVPVGAATLGRIMNVLGEPVDEQGPIGEDERYIIHREAPSYEEQSNTTELLETGIKVIDLVCPFAKGGKVGLFGGAGVGKTVNMMELINNIAKAHSGLSVFAGVGERTREGNDFYYEMQDSGVLDKVAMVYGQMNEPPGNRLRVALTGLTMAEKFRDEGKDVLLFVDNIYRYTLAGTEVSALLGRMPSAVGYQPTLAEEMGVLQERITSTKTGSITSVQAVYVPADDLTDPSPATTFAHLDATVVLSRQIASLGIYPAVDPLDSTSRQLDPQVVGQQHYDVASGVQTVLQRYKELKDIIAILGMDELSDDDKMTVSRARKIERFLSQPFFVAEVFTGSPGKYVPLKDTIRGFKGILDGEFDHIPEQAFYMAGSIDEVIERANKK
- the atpG gene encoding F0F1 ATP synthase subunit gamma — its product is MAGAKEIKTKIASVQNTQKITSAMEMVAASKMRKANERMAASRPYAENMRKVIGHVAQGSLEYQHPYLAVREAKRVGYIVVATDRGLCGGLNVNLFKKVVADVKSWKEQGVEVEFCAIGARSVQFFKSHGGQLSAQASGLGDAPKLADLIGTVRVMLQAYNEGKLDRLYVVFNKFVNTMTQTPVIEQLLPLPKSESDDMAHHWDYIYEPDPKELLDTLLVRYVESQVYQGVVENIASEQAARMVAMKAATDNAGNLIDNLQLVYNKARQAAITQELSEIVSGAAAV
- the atpA gene encoding F0F1 ATP synthase subunit alpha, encoding MQLNSTEISDLIKQRIEQFNVASEARNEGTIVAVSDGIIRVHGLADVMQGEMIELPGNRYAIALNLERDSVGAVVMGPYADLAEGQKVKTTGRILEVPVGRGLLGRVVNTLGEPIDGKGPVEHDGFSPVEMIAPGVIERKSVSQPVQTGYKAVDSMIPIGRGQRELIIGDRQTGKTAMAIDAIINQKDSGIKCVYVAIGQKASTIANVVRKLEEYGALSNTIVVVASASEAAALQYLAPYSGCAMGEYFRDRGEDALIVYDDLSKQAVAYRQISLLLKRPPGREAYPGDVFYLHSRLLERASRVNEEYVEKFTNGEVKGQTGSLTALPIIETQAGDVSAFVPTNVISITDGQIFLETDLFNSGLRPAVNPGISVSRVGGAAQTKIIKKLSGGIRTALAQYRELAAFSQFASDLDDATRAQLEHGERVTELMKQKQYAPMSVADQGVVIFAAEKGYLKGIELKKIGSFEAALLSFMNSEHAELMKTINETGDYNADIEGELKAGLDKFVETQTW